GAGAAGTTTTAAGGCTTTAGGCCAAGAATGTGAATTTTGTGAACGAGAACCAATATATTCAATTTCACGGTTATAAATTGTAAAGGTGTCGATTGGGACTTCATGTTTAGGGAAGAGGCCAACTTGGATGAATTTTCCTTTTTTCTTGGTTAATTTAAGGGCTTGGTTAACAGCAACATGTGAACCAGAACAGTCAAAGACATGGTCAACACCAAATTGATTGTCTTTATCAGTCAACTCATGAACTAGGTCTTCTAAACTTTCAGATTGGGAAGAGATAGCATAGTCAACACCCAATTCATTTTTAGCAAAGTCAAGACGTTCTTTATCTTTATCAATACCAGAAAGAATAACAGTGATGTTTTTACCTTGAGCTTTTACCACTTGAGAAGTCAATAGACCCATTGGACCAGGCCCAATAACTAAGACAACTTCACCTTCTTTAACGGTAGTTTTTTCCATAACTGCGTGAACACAGCAAGCTAGTGGCTCCATAAATGCTGCTGCTTTTAGGGAAACATTATCAGGAACTTTATGCATATGTGGTTGGCGAGCTAAGAAATACTTAGCCATTGATCCATTAACTTGGGTACCAATCCCTTTTCTTTGGGAACAAAGGTTGAAGTCGCCTTCTTTGCAGAATTCACAGATCCCACAAGTTCTAAAAGTGGTTTCACTAACGATGCGGTCACCAGGTTTAAATTCGGTAACATCAGGACCTACTTCAGCAACAACACCTGAAAATTCATGGCCTAAAGTTACTGGAGTGACAGGGTTACTGTATTCCCCTTTAAAGGTATGCACGTCAGAGCCACAAATTCCTGTGTAGGCTGTTGCCACCTTGACTTCATCTTCTTTTGGTGTAGGTACTTCTACATCCAATAATTCCATATCGCCGTATTCTGGGGTCTTTTTAACAGCTGCTTTCATCATTTCAGTCATTTAGTTTTTCTCCTCCTGTGGTAAAATTATTACTTTGTTAAAGGTTTGTTCACGAGACAACATCATCTTAAAGGCTTCATCAACTTTATTTAATGGATAGCGGTGAGTAATCATCCCTTCTAAATTAACACGTCCTTGGTTTATATAAGCAATTAAATTCGTCCATTCCTTTCCAGGGAAAGGAGCGGAGTATGAATTCCAAAATCCTTTTAATGTTAATTCATGGCGGAAAATGCTTTCAAAATGACGTTCATGTAATAGTACGTCACGGTAACCAATGCCAGTATAGCCGACTTTACCGCGTTTCTTAGCTAAAACGAGGGCTTGTTCTTGGGTAATTGGAGTACCCGCACATTCCATGACAATATCAGCGCCCAAGCCGTTGGTGTATTCTTTCACCTTAGCTTCGAGATCTTCCTTGATAGAATTAATCCCATAACTAGCACCGTATTGTTTAGCAACTTCCAATTTATCATCATTAATATCTACAGCAATGACATTCTTACAGCCGGCTAAAAGTAAGGCTTCGATGGTAAAGATTCCAATAGCACCAATACCTAGAACAACTGCAGTGTCACCCAATTCAACATCCATGTTCATGACACTGTGCATAGAAACAGCGAAAGGCTCAATAAGCACTGCATCTTCATAATCCATCTCACCAATAGGTAAAATATTAGTTTCAGGAGCGACTAATTTTTCAGCAAAACCACCAATATAGTGTGTTCCAATCATTTTATAGTTTTCGCATAAGCCATACAGACCTTGTTCACAATACTGACAGGAAAAATCTGGAATAAGTGGAGGAACGATTACTCGTTCACCAACTTTTACTCGGGTGACTCCTTCTCCAACTTCAACAACTTCCCCGGCAATTTCATGACCCATAACTGCGGGAAGGTCATATTTCCAGCCAAATTCAATTTTATGAGTATCTGAGCCACAAACCCCGGTAGCATGGACTTTTACTTTAACCCAACCCGGTTGACATTCAGGCTCATCGATTTCAACATATTCGAATTCTTGATTTTCGTTTAATTGTGTTGCCTTCATTTTTTCCTCTTCCTAATATTTATTCTACTAGTAATCATTTCTAAAAAAATAGTGACTGAATAATTGAAATATCCAGTCACTAATGAATACGCATTATTAACATCAGTAACTAGTAATTGCCTACTTTATCTCCTAGAAAGCACCAGCAAATAATCTTGAAATTTCTACAAAGATCCATTTGAGGAAGTTACCACCAGTATCTAACGATGCCATTTGTTGGGTAATATTTGCAGTTGCATCAAGACCTTGTAAAAGCTCTGTATGAGGACCAGCCATTGATGTTGCAAAGTATAAACCACAACCAATTACAATAGTACCAGTAATTAATGAGTGTAGGATGTTACCTTTTCTAGATGCGGTAATATAACATACATAAAATGGAATAGTTGCTAAGTCACCGAATGGTAACACTTTATTACCAGGTAAAATAACTGCAATTAATAATGTAATAGGAACTAATAATAAACCAACTGACATATTTTCAGGATTACCGATTGCTAGAGCAGCATCTAATCCGATATTAATTTGGCGTCCAGAGAAGTATTTATCAGCAAATCCTTGGGCGGCTTCTGAAATTGGGGTTAACCCTTCCATTAAGATCTTAACCATACGTGGCATAAGCACCATAACGGCTGACATGGAAACACCTAATTGGAAAGCTTTACCAATATCATAGCCAGCTAATAGACCAATAATGAATCCGATTACTAAACCCATAATAATTGGTTGCCCAAAAATACCGAATTTTTCTTGGATCTTTTCAGCATCCATTTCAACATTTTTAAGTCCAGGAATCTTGCTTACTACCCAACCAATTGGAATACCAAGCATACCGTAACCAATGGAAGATCCAGTGGTTAAAGAGATACCTTCTAAACCATAGTACTCTTGAATCATTGGAGCGAAGTAATCCGCAAATTTCAAGCAGGCAATTTCCATCAAAACACCCATAGCCAGTGAGAAGATGAAGTTACCAGTAATGATTTGTGATAGAGCAGCCACAACAATAAAGTGGTGGAAGTTCCAAATATCGATATTTAGGGTGTCGGTTAAACGCGTACCTAACATAACGAAGTTAACTGCTAGAGCTAAAATAATCATAGCTGGTGCAACAGACGATGCAAACGCACCTGAAGCAGTTGCTGGCCACCCAATATCAATAACTGTTAAAGAGAAACCAAAACGCTCAACCATAGCTTGAGTTGCAGGCCCTAATGAGTCTGACAATAAGCCAGTAACCAGGTTAACACCCGTAAATCCAACACCAATTGTTAACGCTGATACAAAAGCTTTACCCACTTTAACTTTAAATAGTAAAGCAATTAAAAATATAGCAATAGGAATAATAACTGTTGGTCCCAGACCAAGGATATATTGAACCACATCTAAGAATGAATCCATGATGCCCCCCCTTACTTTCTATAATATTTTATTAGTCTTTTAAGACATCCAAAATTTGTTGGTCAATTTTGTCTTTACCGATACCTGAAATGTATCCAGTAGCAACAATTGAAGGAATATCGTATTTAGTTGGTAAAGCAGTTGTTGATACTAATAAGTCTGCTCCCTCTTGTTTTCCTTTTGCTTCAGAAATTTTAATTTGTTCTACATCAGCAGCAATATTATTTTCTTTTAATAAATTTTCAACACGTGTAGTTACCACTGTAGAAGTTGCAATACCTGCGCCACATGCTACTAAAACTTTTTTCTTAGCCATTTAAAATCCTCCTATTTCAATGCATTTAATGCTTCATCAACATCTTTTGCTTCAAGCAAGTTACTAATTTTATTGTCATCTTGGATAATTTGAACAATTGTCTGTAGAGTTTCTAACTGATCTTCAGACTTAGTTAGTCCTAAAGCGAAAACAATATCTGCAGCAACCGTTTTGCTTGGATCCTCCATTGAATGAAATTCCACTGGCGAATCTAAAGTAACTAAAGCAATAAATTCTTCATTCAAGTGTTCCGCATCTGCGTGTGGAATAGCTACGCCCACCTTTTCTAACTGTAAACCAGTTGGAAATTGTGCCTCTCTATCTTTTAAGGCCTGAACATAGCTGTCTTTAACAAGACCATGCTCTTGCGCTTTTTCACCTATAAACTCGAAAAGTTCATCACTTGAAGCGATATCTTGGTTTAAGAAGACCATATCTTTTCGAATGGTTTCGGTAATTTCCAATTTATAAAACTCCTTTCACTGTTTTTTTAGCACTACATGATGATTCAAAGACAAATTCCTTGTTCAGTGAAACACTTTCATGTATTAACTTCACTGAGTATGATAAATTATTTTGAAAGCGTTGTCAAACAAATTTAAAGAAATAATAAAATATTCTCCCCTATCCCTGTCATTAAAGGAATCAGCTATAGATAAAAAATCACTTCAAAACTAAAAGGTGAATTTTTTTCACAGCTCGATTTTGTGAAAGCCTTTACTACTTATATATTATAGCAAAAAAATAAAGCACATCGTTTGTTTTTTACGATGTGCTTTTTGCGAAATATTTATTCAGTTTTATTCGTTCGAACTGTTCATTTGTTCAAGTATTTTTTTCGTACGACTGATACCTACTCGGTCCGCCCCTGCTTCAATAGCTGCTAGACAGTCCTCGTAAGTCGATAGACCTCCTGCCGCTTTGACTTTTACCTCGTCAGAAACACTTTGTCTCATTAGTTTAAGGTCTTCTACTTTTGATCCTGAAGCTGCAAAGCCTGTCGACGTTTTAACAAAAGCAGCACCAGCCTCTTCAACTAACTTAGATCCTTTGGCAATTTCTTCATCAGTGAGATAGGCGTTTTCAAGGATAACCTTAACACAAGCAGGAGTTGCTTCAACAACGCTTTTTATATCTTCTCTTACTCGATCATAATCGCCGTCCTTTAAGGCACCAACGTCAATCACCATGTCAAGTTCTCTAGCACCATTAGCATAAGCTTCAATGGCTTCAAAGACTTTACTTCTCGTGGTGTGAGCTCCTGAAGGAAAGCCAATGACCGTTCCGATAACGACATCACTATCATCTAAAATCTCGCGAGCTAAATCTAAGCGATGAGGGTTGATACATACAGAAGCTACTCCCAGTTCTTTGGCATAGTTTAAGCCCTCAATGTAATCTTCACGTGTTAACTCAGGCTTGAGGAGGGAGTGATCAATATATTTTACAAATTCTTCTTGTTTCATTTTTATACTTTCCTTTCTTACTTAAGGGACCTTATGACCCTTATAAGCTGTCCAAATCATATACCATTGTTCATTAGTCAGTTGATAATCTAATGCTTTAACAGCAGGTTTCACATAATCAATGCGATAAGAACCCACAATAGGAATCATCTTGCTTGGATGTCTTAATAGCCAGGCATAGGCCACTTCAGCAATTGATTCTGCTCCAATTTCTTCAGCAATCTCTTCCATCACCGAGCGAACCTTCTTAATATTCTCTTCTTGACTGGTAAATAATTCCCCACCTGATAAGGGTGACCAGATCATCGGGTGAATTCTTTTCTCCATACATAGGTCAATCGTTCCATTCTCAAAATTTTCATAATCAATAGCAGAACATTGAATTTGATTAGTCACTAAAGACTGATTTAAATAGCTCTCTAGCGCCCGATACTGTGAAGGCAAATAATTCGAAACGCCAAAACTTTTTACTTTTCCTTCATTATATAGTTGGTCAAATGCGAGGGCGACTTCTTCAGGATCTTGCAGCCAATCAGGACGATGTAATAGCAAGACATCGAGCTGGTCAATATCCAATTTCTTTAAGCTTCTCTCAACTTGCTTAATAATGTAGTCCTTACTATTGTCATAATATTTTACTCTAGCATGTTTCCCAGGATAAACGAGACTGACCTTAGAAACAAATTCCATCCTTTGTTTTAAGTCTTTTCTACCCTTTAAAAAATCGCCAAAGATTGCTTCTTCAGTATAGCGTCCATAGCTATCTGCATGGTCCATGGTCGTAATCCCTAGGTCTATAACTTCTTCGATAAACTTTAAAAAGTAGGACTTCGAAAGTTTCTCATCCGCTAAGCGCCAAAAACCTAAAGCAATCCGTGATAAGGAAACATCCGGTGTTAAACTGACTTTCTCCAAGGCTCTCCCTCCATCGATCATTTGTTCACTTTTAACCTGACCAAATAAGATCATATGTTCATTAAAAATTACATTTGTTACTTCAAACAAATTATACTTGTCTTTTTAAGCGCTGTCAATTAAAATCATAAATTGTAAGGGGAGTTGAACAAATGAACAGTAAGAAAGATTTGATTGCGGTTTCTAAAATGTATTACTACCATAATATGACCCAAAATGAAATTGCCGAAGAATTGGATATCTCTAGAATTAAAGTATCACGGATGTTGCAACAGGCTCGGGATGCCGGAATCGTCACCGTAACGGTTAATGATTCCCCCTCCTATGAACATCTCGAAAAAGTCATTAAAGAACATTTTCATTTAGAAAATGTCATGATTACTGATATTCATGACCACGATGTTAGAGCAAGTTTAGCTAAAATTGCTGGTAATTATTTAAATACTATTCTTGAAGAAAAAGAGATTATTGCCGTCGGTTGGGGTAAAACTTTAAAAGAATTAACCAAATATAGCTATGGTAATTTAAATAAAAGATCTACCTTCACCCCTTTAATTGGCGGTCATGGTGACCAAAACTTTAACATGCACTCCAACTCAATCGCCAACCAATTAGCAGAAAATTACCTAGCAAAATCGACAACAATACTTGCTCCAGCTTTTGCTCAAACAAAAAATGCAGCAAATATGTATCTCAACGATCCGAATGTTATCTCGACAATTCATAAAACCAGTAAGGCAGATATCGCCTTATTTAGTATCGGTAATCCTAATGATGAAGAAACAACTATCCGTTCAACTGGCTACCTGTCTGAGGATGAACTTTCTCTTATCCAAACAAGTGAAGCTGCCTGTGATATCGCTTCGATTATCTTCCTTAATAAAAATGGTCAGGAGGTTTTACCAGAATTAGAAGAAAGACGTATCAGTATTTCAGCCCAAGACTTTATTCAAATTCCACGGAAAATTTGTGTCGCTGGCGGAAGAAAGAAACACAATAGCATCCTCTCTGCTATCAAAAGTGATTATATTAATGAATTAATTATCGATATTGATACTGCTCGTTTTATAATGAATAATATATAAAAAATGACTTTATGGTTACTCGGCCATAAAGTCATTTTTTTATTTTCCCCTAAAAGGTTCTACCACCATCAGCTAATAAGATTTGCCCATGAATATAAGAACTTTCTTCTTGGGTTAAGAAAAAGGTTAAATTTGCAATATCTTCACCTTTTCCAAAACGTCGAATCGGTATTTTTTCTAAGAGCTCTTGGCGGCTGGCTTCGTCTGGATAGAGTTGGTCTAAGATATCTGATTCAATAACACGTGGTGCCACACTATTCACATTAACCCCTTGCGGACCTAATTCCTTAGCCAGGGTTCGAACAAAGCCCATTTGCCCTGCTTTTGAAGCAGCGTAGTGCCCACCGCCACCAGTCCCAGTGATACCTGAGCCTGATGAAATCACCACAACTTTTCCCTTATTTTTAACTAAATCATCGTAGCAAGCCTTAATGAGGTAGAAACTACTACTGAGATTGACCGAAATTACTCGGTCCCATTCACTCACGCTAATCTCTTTGAGACTATGTCGATAAGTAATCCCAGCGTTGATAATTAGGAAATCCAATCGATGAAATGAATCAATAATTCGATTACGCGCCTCAAGCACTTGGTCATAGTCAGAAACATCCGTTTTTATGAACTGACTGGGGGCTTGCTGTGATAATTTTTCAGCTAATTCATTTCCAGCTTCAGCATCTAAATCTAGGTTAACGGTCAGATAGCCGGCTTGGTTAAATTTTTCAAGGATGGCT
The nucleotide sequence above comes from Aerococcus urinae. Encoded proteins:
- a CDS encoding zinc-binding dehydrogenase produces the protein MTEMMKAAVKKTPEYGDMELLDVEVPTPKEDEVKVATAYTGICGSDVHTFKGEYSNPVTPVTLGHEFSGVVAEVGPDVTEFKPGDRIVSETTFRTCGICEFCKEGDFNLCSQRKGIGTQVNGSMAKYFLARQPHMHKVPDNVSLKAAAFMEPLACCVHAVMEKTTVKEGEVVLVIGPGPMGLLTSQVVKAQGKNITVILSGIDKDKERLDFAKNELGVDYAISSQSESLEDLVHELTDKDNQFGVDHVFDCSGSHVAVNQALKLTKKKGKFIQVGLFPKHEVPIDTFTIYNREIEYIGSRSQNSHSWPKALKLLEEGKVNTEILVTKVVELEDWKDAFDATMAGNDIKVMIKSNDFDGE
- a CDS encoding galactitol-1-phosphate 5-dehydrogenase; amino-acid sequence: MKATQLNENQEFEYVEIDEPECQPGWVKVKVHATGVCGSDTHKIEFGWKYDLPAVMGHEIAGEVVEVGEGVTRVKVGERVIVPPLIPDFSCQYCEQGLYGLCENYKMIGTHYIGGFAEKLVAPETNILPIGEMDYEDAVLIEPFAVSMHSVMNMDVELGDTAVVLGIGAIGIFTIEALLLAGCKNVIAVDINDDKLEVAKQYGASYGINSIKEDLEAKVKEYTNGLGADIVMECAGTPITQEQALVLAKKRGKVGYTGIGYRDVLLHERHFESIFRHELTLKGFWNSYSAPFPGKEWTNLIAYINQGRVNLEGMITHRYPLNKVDEAFKMMLSREQTFNKVIILPQEEKN
- a CDS encoding PTS galactitol transporter subunit IIC, whose product is MDSFLDVVQYILGLGPTVIIPIAIFLIALLFKVKVGKAFVSALTIGVGFTGVNLVTGLLSDSLGPATQAMVERFGFSLTVIDIGWPATASGAFASSVAPAMIILALAVNFVMLGTRLTDTLNIDIWNFHHFIVVAALSQIITGNFIFSLAMGVLMEIACLKFADYFAPMIQEYYGLEGISLTTGSSIGYGMLGIPIGWVVSKIPGLKNVEMDAEKIQEKFGIFGQPIIMGLVIGFIIGLLAGYDIGKAFQLGVSMSAVMVLMPRMVKILMEGLTPISEAAQGFADKYFSGRQINIGLDAALAIGNPENMSVGLLLVPITLLIAVILPGNKVLPFGDLATIPFYVCYITASRKGNILHSLITGTIVIGCGLYFATSMAGPHTELLQGLDATANITQQMASLDTGGNFLKWIFVEISRLFAGAF
- a CDS encoding PTS sugar transporter subunit IIB, with amino-acid sequence MAKKKVLVACGAGIATSTVVTTRVENLLKENNIAADVEQIKISEAKGKQEGADLLVSTTALPTKYDIPSIVATGYISGIGKDKIDQQILDVLKD
- a CDS encoding PTS sugar transporter subunit IIA, whose amino-acid sequence is MEITETIRKDMVFLNQDIASSDELFEFIGEKAQEHGLVKDSYVQALKDREAQFPTGLQLEKVGVAIPHADAEHLNEEFIALVTLDSPVEFHSMEDPSKTVAADIVFALGLTKSEDQLETLQTIVQIIQDDNKISNLLEAKDVDEALNALK
- the deoC gene encoding deoxyribose-phosphate aldolase; its protein translation is MKQEEFVKYIDHSLLKPELTREDYIEGLNYAKELGVASVCINPHRLDLAREILDDSDVVIGTVIGFPSGAHTTRSKVFEAIEAYANGARELDMVIDVGALKDGDYDRVREDIKSVVEATPACVKVILENAYLTDEEIAKGSKLVEEAGAAFVKTSTGFAASGSKVEDLKLMRQSVSDEVKVKAAGGLSTYEDCLAAIEAGADRVGISRTKKILEQMNSSNE
- a CDS encoding aldo/keto reductase; the protein is MEKVSLTPDVSLSRIALGFWRLADEKLSKSYFLKFIEEVIDLGITTMDHADSYGRYTEEAIFGDFLKGRKDLKQRMEFVSKVSLVYPGKHARVKYYDNSKDYIIKQVERSLKKLDIDQLDVLLLHRPDWLQDPEEVALAFDQLYNEGKVKSFGVSNYLPSQYRALESYLNQSLVTNQIQCSAIDYENFENGTIDLCMEKRIHPMIWSPLSGGELFTSQEENIKKVRSVMEEIAEEIGAESIAEVAYAWLLRHPSKMIPIVGSYRIDYVKPAVKALDYQLTNEQWYMIWTAYKGHKVP
- a CDS encoding sugar-binding transcriptional regulator, giving the protein MNSKKDLIAVSKMYYYHNMTQNEIAEELDISRIKVSRMLQQARDAGIVTVTVNDSPSYEHLEKVIKEHFHLENVMITDIHDHDVRASLAKIAGNYLNTILEEKEIIAVGWGKTLKELTKYSYGNLNKRSTFTPLIGGHGDQNFNMHSNSIANQLAENYLAKSTTILAPAFAQTKNAANMYLNDPNVISTIHKTSKADIALFSIGNPNDEETTIRSTGYLSEDELSLIQTSEAACDIASIIFLNKNGQEVLPELEERRISISAQDFIQIPRKICVAGGRKKHNSILSAIKSDYINELIIDIDTARFIMNNI
- a CDS encoding SDR family NAD(P)-dependent oxidoreductase; this translates as MHEEVVVVTGGSKGIGRAILEKFNQAGYLTVNLDLDAEAGNELAEKLSQQAPSQFIKTDVSDYDQVLEARNRIIDSFHRLDFLIINAGITYRHSLKEISVSEWDRVISVNLSSSFYLIKACYDDLVKNKGKVVVISSGSGITGTGGGGHYAASKAGQMGFVRTLAKELGPQGVNVNSVAPRVIESDILDQLYPDEASRQELLEKIPIRRFGKGEDIANLTFFLTQEESSYIHGQILLADGGRTF